The sequence GCTTCATATGACTGATCGAATCATTGTCGTTTAGCTGATTGTTTGACATTATCTGTGAATTGATTGTAGCTGCAATATAATAGCTAGAACTCAGTTTAAGGcagcttgaatttgaactttcagaagttcaaaatgtcctACTGCTGCagtagggtaatacagtaataatcAGGGGCTAACAGGGGTAGTTTAGGGGTGGGAAAAGATAAGAAATGGTTAGTTTAAGTTGGGCTGACATAGAGTACTGAAATagcattaaactaatacaatagtggggaacaaaacttgaTAGCATGGGGGTAATTGAAGACTGTTAGCTGCCCATACCATTGGGGCACAAAACACATGTTAATGGGAaataaaggggtatgggcagagttgAGGGTTGGGAAAAAACGAGGCATCATGGGGGTTTGCTTGtattttgcctataaataggctcatttaaGGTAGAGTAAAGGGTTAGAGATGAGAGGTTAAGAGGTTAGGAAATCAGAAATTAAGGCTGAACACTAAGACTTCAGAATTTGAAAAGCTTTCAGCTGCTGTTTTTCTGAACCTTCACAAGTCAGAAATAGGTTGAAAATTGAGCTAATTTTCCAAAGTTAAAAGAGTAGTTTGAGAGAGAAATAGAGTGTTTAAAGCTGAAACTCCACATCAAGGAGTTGGAGGCTGTTTCTTCTTTTTGGGGTGTTTGTTTGGTTAACATCAGAGTTTAAGgggagaaaaatcagaaattagaGGCTGGACAATTTTAAGTGTTGAGAGTTAAAAGAGTGCTGGTTTTCTGAACATAACAAGCAGAAGTCACTGTGTTTCTGCACCTGTTTTCTTTCTCTGCTTTGGTCTGGTTTGGTTGGGCACACTGCTGGGTTTCAGTTAGCTTCCCTGGGTTTTTTATTTGCTAAAAACTATTTCAATTAAGTGTCTTGGTTCCCTGTTTGGACTGAAAGTCCACTGGTTTGTTGCTGTTGGGTTTTTCTGAAGTTTCTACTGGGTTTTCACTTGAGTTGCTGTTGAGTTTTGGTATATTATTGGGCTGTCcctgttgctgctgttgttgtgttgttgcatactgccctgctgatcattcctctttttcttttgctttcctataccaggtacacgactgatacactgtcaatgtaagctgaaatttgaagcatgaatacaaagaaaattggaagagttgaaatTATTTCAAATTAGCTTTAGAAATGTATTGAAAATAGGTTGTCTGCATGATAGTTTACTTTTCCCTAATAGAACTATGTGGTTAGCTGTGATGTAATTGAACTCTTATACATGTCTTTTCATTGGAAAACTCTATGTGTATGCTTATAATTGAAAGGGATTAATGTTGTAGTAGCCATGTTCTATTAGTTCATTATTGTTTTGTCAAGAAGCATGTTAGGTATCAAATAGTTACTTCCTTAAACAAATAGTTTGTTTGTTGGTAGGGATATTGCTTGATCAAACAAGCAGTACTTTACATTTCAGCTCCCTCATAAATGTTGAACATGTACAAAATGGGTTAACTAGGCCAATTGGGAATAAGGATGGCCCAGGTCGAGTTTCACGTTACGCACATTGGGCCTGGGCCAGTAATATCTAAACAACTGCCCATATGCGCGTTCATGTTTCGAATTTTgcaaatcatattcggaaccTGACTATAATTAAcctgtaagcatgtaaataaagttagattgttctttttctttcattattagagacaaactcaatagaaaacatagccactataggacgacctttcaaataaaacgagacgagcctcgccaaataaacatgcaagttgcggggccctcaataattggtcataataaatacttagaaatTGGGATGGACTGTTTTAACAAATTCCGctgtcttccccaaagataataatgcgtcagactctttaggcgcgatttaattaaccttaccttcttaaactcgggtgcgcatttcatgcgacccaaatccaaatcccaaaatattgaataaaaatgtgtttcggattgcgggtgcatttcatgtgacgcaatccaaagacatgtttttaaacgatgtttgcattcttttaaaatataataataaaagcgataaagagttaaaacttgcacatgagcgcataattgtataaaatcagataaacaagccgaatatgacagttgagcgaccgtgctagaaccacggaactcgaaaatgcctaacaccttctcctgggttaacagaattccttatccggatttctggtacatagactgtaatacaaagtcattcttttcctcgattcgggattaaattggtgacttgggacactctaaatctcccaagtggcgactctgaaataaataaacaaatcccatttcgattgtcctttaattggaaaaactccttcaaccctcgcgggggcggaaaaaggaggtgtgacactaaggCAGTGGCATTGGCAACTTGGTGTTGTCTTGGCTTAGGTGAGCAGGCTGACACCTAAGGAATTTGTGAGCAAACAACTACATCATGGCTTGGTGACTTGATGCTAAAATCAACTTGGCATTGGCAAAGGGCAGACTTGATCAAGTAGGGGTGACTTGACATGAACAAGCGGCTGTGGCAGCGAGCGTGCGTGCGGCTTAGTCATGGGTGACAATCTGTGACTATGGCATTGGGGAGGAGCAGTGTCAAAGGGCAAGTCTGAGCGCAATGCCAGTCTTGGGCGTGCAGCAGCTGGCCAGAAACGCGCACATGCTGTGCAGTTGGGCAGTTACAACTGCCTTGTCCAAAGAGTTACTGATAATGGGGCTAAGTCTATGCACATTTTTAGGCATGTTTTAGCATGATATGCACATTTTTTATCATGGGTGATCATGGCCTATCAGTTGGGGGCTTCAACTAAAATAAGAAAACTGTTTTGGGCTGACtacactatatatatgtgtgttagCAGCCCCAAAAATGGGCTAAGTACCTAGGGAGGGAAAATGAACAAGATGTAGGCATAGGGTTGTCTATGTCAAGGCTTGAGCAGGACAAACTATGTGCCATTGCTTTTCCAAGAGTGAGCAGCATGAAATTCCTTAGGCAGGGGCTTTTATAGGGCAGTTTGTGCAAGAGTCGGCAATTTTATGAGTTGGTGTCTGCCAAGGGTGGCAGCACCTTGCCAAACTcgagagtttcctttgtaattcaTATATTATAAAAGGTTGGGAAAGAGTTTCCGTAAATCTGCTTGTGCCTTTACTTATTCATGTTGCCTTGAAAATATTCTAAGTGTTAAACTTCGAAAGTGAAAGAAAATCGAAGTAAGGTTGAGCCAAGTTGAGACTTGACTGCCGTATAACGGGCTATTTTTCGACCGACAGAAAATGTTCCTGTGACAGTCACCACCATTGGCATAAGTGACAGACAACGAAATTAAGAGCTATCCAAAGGAAAAATCATATTTACTGCTCTACTAAGGCATCACTACTTTGGATGATAAAAAAGGAGATAGACACAATGGACAAGTTGACCTGTGAGAAGTGGAGAACCACTTGTAGAGGCAGGCTGAATGGAACTTGTGTTTGTAGGTTTTGCAAGCTAGCCGTGGGAGGCTATGGGTTGAATGAGGAGGAAATGCATATGATATCTTATTTTTTCAATCTATGTCCAAAATGAAACCAACTTTGTATAAAGTTGAATATCTTACACGTTACTATCCTATTTACTTTAGATAGAGCCATATAAGCTcatatgactacttagtcatgTATAAATGGTGGCTCACTGCCACGTTTTTGGGGGATTTTTAGTCTTATctgataatttattaattaactaggtaatgtctcgttacccgataattaattaattacccgcaaaattaaaaagtattttaatttacttaaaatactacacattattaacatactttatacatcatacttacATGGTCACGTGGTATATTATTAGCCCATAAATATAAGGTATTATAATTTGGATCGTACTTTATTCCAAATTGTCAAagttcgacgaaactcattttctccgatttgcttcccctctcacctccacgaatttacttatcacttgtttgtaataccataaatacatataatctcaaaaatagttttgtcCTCGTCCTAAAGTACtactattaaatattaaaatattaataaatcatggtaccatataaaatcaatacatacaccattattttattaaatatccACGTAAAAATACGTATATTTTCTCAAATTCTAATTTTCCCTATCTCATATAAGAGTACAAATTTTGATaggcttaattcttaaaatggtaaaaagataactttcttttcttgtgagaaaataatttacaTCTTTAccataaagaaaatctcataaactttctcatattatgagtataatttaaaacatattcgaaagtagtaatattaataaaaatataaaattatatttttcaaaccattttttttctttacaaaaatgttccactcaaaataccatatatatatatatatatatatatatatatatatatatatatatatatatatatatatatatataacgattcataaaactctgtttatgtacttttcaaacagatgatatattacttcataccaactttgtaaactctattcgtagaagctcatgatttgtactacaagTCCTTGGGGAATGCATCAgattcaaatatttctttacttaattgctttattaaattGTTATTGGAACTGGTTAGTTattaaattggcttacctagcgggttggctaggtatcatcacgactagttggattttgggtcgtgacactagctAGTATCCAGACTGGTAATTGAAatcgtttgcaaagtcattgaagaattgccactattttgctgaaacattgaaagttccaatataatatgctggattatggagcttCCGTGTATagacttccagcatattatattggaattccagcacacgaaaagttccagcataatatgatagATTATAGAGGTCCTGCATATAAACTTACAACATATTATATTGaaactccagcacattatgaaattccaacacagtatgctggaatctcatatgtaaacaattcgaactctagcatattatgctggaatattttcggattttaaatggtatttttgtttagatttgatCTTTACATGTAAAAGTTGCTacattttagttacttttgaaactgtatatatttttcaattaccaacccccccccccccccccaaatgtaTTCGAATTTTTCGCAATCCTCCACGAATTATTTTTTCTAGAACACAGAAAAAGAAGCAATATGCGATTGCAaatataaaatgaataaattaaatttttcataTCTTATTGTTTAAATTCTGAAATTTGAAAAATTCACATAATCTAGCACTTATCACGTGGAAATGCAATTTCCTCAGCATTTGAGTTCGCTAGAGAGTAAAATCGCCATATTGATTGGTCTAAACTCAAAAGGGCCCCAAAACGCAACTTTGACATGTGAAGCGATAAAATGATAATGGCCGAACATGTCCTTTTTCTCATCCAAAAAATATTGCTTCTTTATTCCAATCTTCCAGACTCGCGCCATCGTTGCAAACGTAAATCACTGGTAATCACTATTTTCTTCTCTAAAACCTTACTATCTGAACTTCACTTCCCTGAATTCCCTTTTGTTTCCTTTTCTTATCGATTCAATTTGCCTCTGTTTGTTAATTTTCAATCTGACTCTGCTACTTTTGTTGATCTAATTCAGTTTTTCTCCAACAAAATGGCGTACTAACCATTCTTTTAACTCTTCTTTCTGGGTGATATTTTCTCATTGTTGGAAGACTTATAGCTAATTAAGGGTCCTAATTGTTTGTATATTTGATCGTGGACATTCATTGTTTTGTCTTTATCCCTACTTGAactttagaattttctaagtgGAATTTGCTTTTGTTGCCTTTACTAGATGTTTTAGCATCAATACATAACACTGCTACTGCGATAATTGGTATTATATTGCACAGGAAGCTAAGGTAATTCCAGTTTTAAGAGGCTTATAGGATGGGGTTTCAGGATTGTGATAGTTGGGTTAATGGGGATAATCTGCTTCTGCATTGTAGAGTCTTGGCCTTATCCTTTTACTAATAATTTCCATTTTTCTAAATTTTGGAAACATATTGCACAAAGCCTAGGGAGtagtttttggttcataaattgctTAGCTTATATCCATGGTGAACATGCTAAAGAAAGATAAAGAGTCATAGGCGTAATAAGTGTTTGTCAGTAGAACCTATGGTATTATACTCTAATCCATCAGACCTCAAGTTTGGTTATAGACTTACTTTTCAGTTTTCACCATACATGTTTTCTACGTTAGCTAATGTGACATATTCAATCTGCCCGCGGAGAGATTCATATAGCATCCTTTAATTCTGTTTCTAAGATAGTTATTATTAACTTCATTGTTCTCTTGATTTTCTGTTTGAGATGTTGCTAGATGGATTTCTTCCTGAACTCACAAACATGCTTCTGCTTGATTGTTcttttttcccaaaaaatcaatGAGCATCAAACTGATATCTTTGCTTGATCTGTTTCGTCCCTTCTAGATCACAAGTTTATGAAATATATGAGGCGGCCTCTATTATAAACATCAAtagttgtttttttcttttttagttcctAACAGTTTGGCCTTTTTGTTTCAGTGGACACAGCCGTGTAATGTCATCAAATGAGAATTTGATCTGAAAATACACAAGGAATTGGAGGTTAGAGTTTGCTTGTCAAAAGTGTCTAAAAGCTATTCATCCAGAGGTGATACAGGTTTCACTCAATCAGTTCATAAAACAGACTCATGCAAAGACTAGGCATTCTTGATTGGCAGCATAACTTGAGTTTTAGAAGCATAAATCTACTAGATGGTGAACCAGCCCACACATTGCTTAGTTCTCTTTCCTTTAGAAGTAGCAGTGGATCATCTCATTCAAAGACAAGGCTTTGTTCAAACCTTAGACATGCAGATTTGAATGTCACACTTCAAAGTCTAGTGCGTCAATGCTCAGAAATTCAGAATGCGGTTCATGACAACATTGAAGAACTACTTGATGAAGAGGACGATTTATGTCCTGTTGAATGTGTAAGAGAATTTAAGACTGATGAGGAATTCTCCATAATACTGGAAAAAGCGAAAAAAGCTGGTTCTTTGGTTGTGGTAGACTTCTATCGCACCGCCTGTGGCAGCTGCAAGTATATAGAGCAGGGTTTTGCAAAATTGTGCAGGGGAGCTGGCGATGAACAAGCACCGGTTATATTCTTAAAACACAATGTA is a genomic window of Nicotiana tabacum cultivar K326 chromosome 16, ASM71507v2, whole genome shotgun sequence containing:
- the LOC107825435 gene encoding thioredoxin-like 4, chloroplastic, with protein sequence MQRLGILDWQHNLSFRSINLLDGEPAHTLLSSLSFRSSSGSSHSKTRLCSNLRHADLNVTLQSLVRQCSEIQNAVHDNIEELLDEEDDLCPVECVREFKTDEEFSIILEKAKKAGSLVVVDFYRTACGSCKYIEQGFAKLCRGAGDEQAPVIFLKHNVIDEYDEQSEVAERLRIKTVPLFHFYKNGVLLEAFPTRDKERILAAILKYSAPASADV